The Astyanax mexicanus isolate ESR-SI-001 chromosome 12, AstMex3_surface, whole genome shotgun sequence genome window below encodes:
- the LOC125806063 gene encoding uncharacterized protein LOC125806063: MPVHNSFHVSLLKPLVPGPLAEAVPDDVPPAAVEGEDSSTYAVREVLDSRRRGGVLQYLIDWEGYGTEERCWVAAGDVLDPALLAEFHARHPGKPAPRPRGRTKRSLSSSAPVRRGSQSRNPRLPGTSEATPGPPAGTPCPSGGRRRGRPRSGSVPTPLGGGTVTSGAVSSSVPSTPSSNGGSQVNNYTTQNAPPADITHSPDHVTPHLLPPGSPEY, encoded by the exons aTGCC agtgcataactcgttccatgtttctctgctcaagcctcttgtcccaggtccgcttgctgaggctgttcctgatgacgtgccgcccgcggcagtggagggggaggattcgtctacctatgcagttcgagaggtgttggattcacgcaggcgtggcggtgtgctccagtacctcatagactgggagggttacggcactgaggagcgttgctgggttgccgccggtgacgtgctggatcctgctctactggccgaatttcatgcccgtcaccctggtaagcctgctcctagaccccgtgggcgtaccaagcgctcactctcttcttcggctccggtgcgtcggggttcccagtctcgcaacccccgcctgcccggcacctctgaggctacgcctggtcctcccgccggtactccctgcccgtcgggtggacgtcgtcgtggtcgtccccgttccggctccgttccgactcccttggggggaggtactgtcacgtctggtgctgttagctcctctgtcccttccacaccaagctctaatggaggttctcaggtcaacaactacactacccagaatgcaccacccgctgacatcacgcactcacctgatcacgtgacacctcacctgcttcctccaggaagtcccgaatactga